A single genomic interval of Armigeres subalbatus isolate Guangzhou_Male chromosome 1, GZ_Asu_2, whole genome shotgun sequence harbors:
- the LOC134218936 gene encoding uncharacterized oxidoreductase dhs-27-like, whose product MSDTEDESLSSESWPINEDWLVEVLKKHHEVRSGIKITDFKVKQGCHDGVNNLSDILSVSVVYEFQQVNQVASKSLDIVIKLLPQDPFSRFFVTEAQFDLREIKFYTSILPDLLAFQDTNVSKEDNASMLVSVPTCFYTQYAPAISSSQGSPEPPESILVLEDMRSLGYKGANFTSGLTVSQTEAAIRAIVAIHALSLGLKLKKKVDVNEKYPFLFQTTRATESYQQLVEQGMPQLTKFLEGKDGYENELKALNKIRVRTRELIETLLQPIEPMGLITHTDFWCNNLLFRAEGEGTDSCIILDWQMVTYSRPTNDLALLLISSIPSNIRRQHGGRLLDMYYNLLKSSCQKLDIDVEADLGYSRNKMELEYRQSELLALLLCIGSIDIAIGNPVAEQRLLDVLRDFNEEGILNLDECL is encoded by the exons ATGTCGGACACGGAAGACGAGTCCCTTAGTTCCGAAAGTTGGCCCATCAACGAAGACTGGCTGGTTGAGGTACTTAAAAAGCACCATGAGGTGCGATCCGGAATTAAAATTACG GATTTCAAGGTGAAACAAGGCTGCCACGATGGAGTGAACAACCTGAGCGATATTCTGTCGGTATCGGTGGTGTACGAGTTCCAGCAGGTCAACCAGGTCGCAAGCAAAAGCTTGGACATTGTGATAAAACTGCTGCCTCAGGATCCGTTTAGCAGGTTTTTCGTAACGGAGGCACAGTTCGATCTGCGTGAGATCAAGTTCTACACTAGC ATTCTTCCCGACCTACTCGCCTTCCAGGACACGAACGTCTCCAAGGAGGACAACGCCTCCATGTTGGTATCTGTCCCGACCTGCTTCTATACCCAATATGCGCCGGCCATCAGCTCCTCTCAGGGTAGTCCGGAACCACCCGAAAGCATCCTGGTATTGGAAGACATGCGTTCACTCGGATATAAG GGAGCTAATTTTACGTCGGGTCTAACTGTTAGTCAAACTGAGGCCGCCATCCGAGCTATTGTCGCCATCCATGCCCTATCACTGGGTCTGAAACTCAAAAAGAAGGTCGACGTTAACGAAAAATATCCC TTCTTATTCCAAACAACTCGCGCAACCGAAAGCTATCAGCAGCTGGTTGAGCAAGGAATGCCCCAGCTCACCAAGTTCCTCGAAGGCAAAGACGGCTACGAGAACGAGCTGAAAGCCCTAAACAAGATTCGGGTCCGTACCAGAGAACTCATCGAAACCTTACTGCAGCCGATAGAACCGATGGGACTGATCACGCACACGGACTTCTGGTGCAACAATTTGCTGTTCCGAGCCGAAGGGGAAGGTACCGATAGCTGCATCATTCTGGACTGGCAAATGGTGACTTACAGCCGACCAACCAACGATCTGGCGCTGCTGCTGATTTCCTCGATTCCGTCCAACATTCGGCGGCAGCATGGCGGCCGGTTGCTCGATATGTATTACAACCTGCTCAAGTCGAGCTGTCAGAAGTTGGACATAGACGTCGAGGCCGACCTGGGATACAGTCGGAACAAGATGGAACTTGAGTATCG ACAATCAGAATTGCTCGCCTTGCTGCTTTGTATCGGATCGATCGACATTGCGATAGGGAACCCGGTTGCGGAGCAACGTTTGTTGGATGTTTTGCGAGATTTCAACGAGGAAGGTATCCTCAATTTGGACGAATGTCTCTAG